The DNA region ATCCCAGGATCCGTCGGTAGGTCCGACTTCAGGACCGTTCCTTCCTTGAGAGGCGCGCCCCGACACCGATGACCACCTCGCGAACGATCTTCGCCGCGAGGAGCGAGGTGATGTCCGACCTGTCCCACGCGGGCGCCACCTCAACCAAGTCCACTCCGACGATGTTCGCTTGCGTCAGCAAGTGAACGGCCTCGAGGATCTCGCAGGAGGAACACCCTCCCGGCTCGGGAGTCCCGGTGCCCGGCGCAAACGCGGGGTCTACCACGTCGATGTCTAGCGTCACATAGCAAGGTCTATTCCCTATCTCTTCCACTACGGTCCGGACCGCGGCCGGTACCGATCCATCCACCCTGTGCGGAGCCCCGCGAGCGACGAGAAACTCCTCGGCCGCCCCGGACCTTACGCCCACCTGGTAGAGGTTGTCCATCCCAACTACCTCCCCCACCCTTCGCATGACAGTTGCGTGGGACAGCCTCTGTCCCGCGTACTCATTGCGCAGGTCCGCATGGGCGTCGACATGCACGACCACGAGGTCCTCACGCGCGCCGGCCACCGCTTCCACGCACGGAAGGGTCACGAGGTGCTCGCCCCCGAGGGCAAACGGCAGCTTGCCGTGGGCGACGAGCCCTTCCATCACCTCTCTGATAGCCTCGAGGCTCCTCTCGGTGTTTCCCAGAGGGAGAGAGACGTCGCCGATGTCTGCAACGTTCACTGACTCTATGCTCCGCTCAAGGGCGGCGCTGTACTCCTCCAAAGAAAAAGAGACCTCTCGGATCTTGGCGGGCCCTCCGCGTGCACCAGGTCGCCAACTCGTGGTGAAGTCCATGGGGAGCCCGAGAATGACTATGTCCGACCGTTCGTAGTCGCTGTTCGCGCCGAGAAACCCGTCTCTTCTTTCGACGAGGATGCTCATCTCGAGTATCTCCAAGCCGTCCACGATTCCGGGTAGTCTCAGTACCAGAGAGCGGCCCCAGCGAAAGCGCACCCTATCCCCTTCACGACGTGTTCCGTGGCCTTTATGAGGATCTTGTCAGGGACGGCGTTCCGACACGCAAGGGCTTCACGGATCATCTTCTCGATCATCCGCTCCGCCTCCTCCTTGGAGCACTTCCCTCCGAACTCCATTATCACGCCGAAGCTTCCAGAGACGATGCCGACCCCGATGGCGGCGGCGATGCGTTCTCCCGGGACGTCGCTCGTCACGGAGCCGTAAGCCGTGGGAGTGAGCGACCCCGGCGGTATGTCCAACGCATCCATGTACTCGGCGCCGGGTGGCAA from Bacillota bacterium includes:
- the speB gene encoding agmatinase, translating into MSILVERRDGFLGANSDYERSDIVILGLPMDFTTSWRPGARGGPAKIREVSFSLEEYSAALERSIESVNVADIGDVSLPLGNTERSLEAIREVMEGLVAHGKLPFALGGEHLVTLPCVEAVAGAREDLVVVHVDAHADLRNEYAGQRLSHATVMRRVGEVVGMDNLYQVGVRSGAAEEFLVARGAPHRVDGSVPAAVRTVVEEIGNRPCYVTLDIDVVDPAFAPGTGTPEPGGCSSCEILEAVHLLTQANIVGVDLVEVAPAWDRSDITSLLAAKIVREVVIGVGARLSRKERS
- a CDS encoding arginine decarboxylase, pyruvoyl-dependent — translated: MLPTPRKFTLVAGSAEGETTLTAFDKALLASGIGNLNLLRVSSILPPGAEYMDALDIPPGSLTPTAYGSVTSDVPGERIAAAIGVGIVSGSFGVIMEFGGKCSKEEAERMIEKMIREALACRNAVPDKILIKATEHVVKGIGCAFAGAALWY